The genome window TACAGTGaactattctttcaacttttctgtatgtttaaaaatctttcaaaatgaaatgtaAGGAGTGGGGGAAGGAATTTCAGCTCTAGACCAAGCCTCTCATCCGCAAATCCAGATTCCATACTCCAGGGAAGGCTTCCAGACAAAGGAGGGGTCCACAGTCAAGGCTGATTCCACAGGGCTTATTAGACTGTTTAAATAAAACTGGGTGACCATTTCTGCAAGGAAAAGGCCAGAGGAAAATTACCAGGCTCTGGATCTTCCCTGaattcttctccccacccccttctctgcttagctccttccaccttcactctCTCAAGGAAAAGGGGACTCACGAGGGTCTGTGAAGCTCTTACCACCCGACATATCCTGGTTGCCAAAAGAAAAGAGGCAAGGCTTGCTCTGATCTTTCCTGCTTTTCTCAGAGTCCAGCAGGCCACTGTGCTGGAAGCACAGTATACCTCAGTCCCTTTTATGTCCTGTCCTGTATCATAGGAGCCAGGAGCCTAAGACCTATATTTCTCAGATCTCTTGCAAGCTAGGATTTGCTTTAGGGTCTACAAATGAGAGGCACTCTCAAAAACCAATACTCCTTTTCTGGCAGTGGTGAGTGGACTTGATGCGAGTTCCCAGACCAGAAATGTCCTCCAACCCACCACACTGTAGCCATTCCCCTGGGGATGCCAGGGCTGGGCAATGACCAGAACTGAGACAGCAGCTGTCAGCAGAGTCATTGGCAGCTTTAGACCAGCACCTAAAGCCTACCTGGCATTGTCCTGGGAGACAGGGACATTTGGTCATCCTCCTGGCCCAGGGGAGGGGGATCTCTGCTGCCAGGCCTCTTGGAGTCGAGGCAGAAGAGTCAGCAACAGACAGTCTAGCACAGCCAGACCCTCCCAGGAACACCGAAGACCCCTGCAAAACCAAGAGGCCTGAATGTGACACCCTCATCTTACCAATTTCAATTGCCATCCTCTACCAGTGCCAAGCCCTAGCACCCACGGCCCCCTCCTTGTCAGTCTTTTTCACATCTCCCAGATCTGTGAATATGTAGTCAGggctccctgggacccccacccagcccctagCCCACCTGTGGTCCAGCAACAATAGGTCCTGCTCCAGCAGTGCCTTCACCTCCTCGTTGGCTCCAAATATGTCCCAAAGAGTCAGCTGGGGCTCAAACTGCTGCCAGTGCTGGGGAAATTGGGAGGGTCAGGGGTACAGGGACCATACGGTGGGGAGCTGATGGGGCTACTCTGGGTACATGCCTTGGGGTGGAGCGAGGGAAGGTCCAGTACAGAAAGGGATCTCAGCAACTGACTCCTGCACAACAGGACCAGGCCAATGGCCAGCAGGGAAGAGGCACCTTCACTCGGATTTCACATTCAGGCTGAAACCCAGCTCCCAGCCAAGCTAGGCGTCCCTCTGTTCCCCCTGTTTCTCTGCTGGTCAGGGTACGGCCAGCTCCAGCCAGGGCTGTGTGGCCGTGACTTCAAGCAGAGAGGCTCTGCATTTGACTGATTATTATCTGTTACACTTCCGGTCTGAGCCCTCAGCACTGCTTAAAAACACTGGAAAACCCTTAATCTAGCCTATTCCCTGATAGAGCTGAGAAATCCGAGGTTCACAGAGGTGAAAAGCTGTATGCCCAAGGCTGCAATAGAATGGGGATTAGAGCCCGGTGCCTGCAGCCCTggtctgggttcaagtcctggccTCCAGCTGCCAACTCCAGAGGATTGGGGGGGgcgggagagggagagagagagtgtgtgtctgtgtgtgtgtgtgtgtgtctgtgtgtacaggAAGTGAGGGAGAGTGATTGATTCTGCAAGGCTTGGGGGAGGAAGTGCAGTGCCAGAGCCCCCTGACCCTTCACCTGGTGAGTGATCCCCACATCTGTGCGTAGCCCCATGGCTAAAACTTCCTCCAGCCTGAAAGAAAAAACCAAAAGGTCTTGCAGAGGCATTCCATGCCTGTCCCATTCCTCCAACCCTCTGCTGggatgtgtggagggtgggcttTGTGAGGAACAAGCAGTGTGGGCGAGGTGGAGACAGGGCAAGGCAGGAAGCAAAGAGGTACACATGGAGGCATGTGTGGGGTGCAGGGGAGCCCTGGGAGAGGAGCCATAGCCCCCAGATGCTCACTGCTCTAGCTCGCCCAGGGGCACGCGCTTCCGGGTGCCGTGACCAAACAGCATCACCTCCTTCATCCAGTTGTCAGGCTCCAGCGTCTGGATCCGAGCCTCCCGGGTGTGGCCCCCGGCCCCCTGGGGTGTAAATCGCCCATGGGCCCCTGACAACATCAATAACCACCCCCACTTTAACAGCAGCTAACACTGTGCTTACAGATGTTAaatcagtagttctcaaagtgtggtccggGACCAACAGCATCTAATGTGCTAGAAATGTAAGTTCTTGAACTCTACTCTAGCCCCATCAGACCAGCAGTTCTGGGTATGGGGCCCATCAATCTAGGTTTAAACATGCCCTCCAGGTTATTCTAACACACGTTAAAGATTAAGAATCTCAGTGCCAGGCACTATACCAAGCACCTCAAAACACATACTCAACAGCTCTACAAAGTAGGTTATTATTTTTTACCACACTATAcatataaggaaacagaggcttgTAAAGGTTAATAAGtggcccaagatcacacagccatgACATTCTCCTCCTGAGTCATCTCTTCTGTGGTTTACAAGGGACTCACCAGGCCCAACGCCAAGGTACTGACCACACTGCCAGTAAGTCCAATTGTGGGTACTGAGCGCCccctgtgggaagggagggacacgTCAGTGCTGAGTGGAGGGCAGCCCATTTCTCTGTTTCTGCTCTGGTGAGAGTGCCTGGTTGGAATGTCCTACCATCTCAGGCCTCTGAGAGCAACCAGCAGAAACCCCTCTCCCCAAAGGGCCATAATTCCATAGTCACATCATAGCCTTCCCATTCCCCACCTTCAGTCATCAGCCCCAGGACTTACATTCCGGGCAAAGTTGGAGACCTCATACTGGCGGAAGCCAGCCTCCCGAAGAACTGCCCGTCCTTCTTGGTACATCTCAGCAGCGAgctcaggggcaggggcaggaaggacTCCTTGCTGCACCCCAGTGAAGAGCGCAGTGCCCCGCTCGAGGGACAGCTGGTAGAGGGACATGTGGTCATCACAGTGGTGCAGCAGTTCCTGCAGCTGCCAGAGCCACGGCCCCACCTGCTGTGCTGGCAACCCCAGCATCAGGTCCACAGACACACGCCCAGGGAAGAGGTGCCGGGCCTCTGCCAGTGTCTGCAGAGCATCATTGGCTGAGTGTGTCCGCCCCAGCAAATGCAGCTCAGTATCATCCAGGGACTGAGGAAGAGAGGGTCGGGCGTAAGCACGCAGGCTAGCTCAGAGGGAGACAGGAACACCTGACCGAGTTTACTGTAGACACAGACAACAAGGGAAAACCTAGGACATGGCAAGGAGCTAGAAGGTGATGGTCAAGCCAGCATCAAAGGCTAACCATTCACTGAAGGGTCATGATATACTAAGCATTCTCATGCAATGTCTACTTTATTCTTATAGCCCTCCAATATTagctctattttacagataagaaaactgagatccagagaTGTTAAAtcatttgtccaaggtcatacaatGGCAAATCAGGCCTGGAATTTAGGATTGTCCAATGATGCCAAAGACAACcgtttttaaattttactttttattttgaaatacttcaagcctacagaaaaaaacagaaagaaaagcaaaacaaacacttTCGTTTAGATTCACCacttaacattttgccacatttgcttcaTCTCTCtctaaatatacacatatatgattATAACGTTGGGTTATTTGACAGTAAGTTATAGACCAGCACTGTCTAAAAGAACTTTCACTgacaatgaaaatgttctatatttgcACTGTACCATACAGTAGGCACTAACCATGTGACTATTAAACTTTacattaattaaatgtaaataatcaCACTCCAAGAACTTACTAGCATGTGATCAGTGGCTACTTAATGGTCAGTGCAATTATAGAACATTTTAGAAGAATAAGGTTGCCAGTGGTCACGTTAGTGAGCATTGAAATGTGGTTATTTCAATGTAATTAACTTAAATATTGTATCCCATTATACCTTAATAATTGTCtatttcctaagaacaaagaCATTCTCTCATATAACCACAGTCCAATTACAGAGTTCAGTAAATGTAACACAGACACAGAACCATTATCTAATACATAGTCATATGCAAAGTCAGCcagttgtcccaataatgtcTACTGTAGTAATTTCCTCTCTTTGCCCCACTCCAGGATCCAATCAGGGGTTACACATTGTATTCAGCTATCATTGTCTCTTGTCTCCATTCATCTAGATCCTCagcctttgtctttcatgacactGACATATTTGAAAAGTATAGGCCAATTATTTTAAGAATCTCTCttaatgaataagttctagagagCTGCTGTATAACACCATGCTTATAGTTAACAAAATACTGTACActaaaaaatttgttaagagggtagactGATGCCATGTTATCTGTTCTTACACAAAATAGACCTTTTAATTTAGATTTTCCTGATGGTTCCTCACAATTAGATTTAAGATATTGATTTGGGGTGAGAATATCTCATAAATGGTATGTCCCTTTCAGTATATCTCATCAGGAAAGCCCTGACCCAAACCCTATGGTAAGTGGGACATATATTTGAAGAGGGGTCAATACTGGATATAGAAATGCCAGGCGTCAATCTGAGAGGAATGTGTTTCTCCCTACCTAAAAACTTTCAATGATTTCCCTGTCACCACTATTCAAAGACCCAAACTCGCTAGCAAGGTGCTGAAGGCTTCTGGACCCTACCTTGCAGATTTGCTCCAGCTGCTCTAGTCATGAAGAATGACTAGCAGCTTCCC of Manis javanica isolate MJ-LG chromosome 4, MJ_LKY, whole genome shotgun sequence contains these proteins:
- the RSAD1 gene encoding radical S-adenosyl methionine domain-containing protein 1, mitochondrial isoform X2, with the protein product MGFAGTCARGWGTAAKMARRRHRAEGAASPPTQGFSGQRAALYVHWPYCEKRCSYCNFNKYIPRGVEEATLRSCLVTEAQTLLRLSGVRRVESVFFGGGTPSLASPHTVAAVLEAVAQAAHLPADSEVTLEANPTSASGPRLAAFGAAGINRLSIGIQSLDDTELHLLGRTHSANDALQTLAEARHLFPGRVSVDLMLGLPAQQVGPWLWQLQELLHHCDDHMSLYQLSLERGTALFTGVQQGVLPAPAPELAAEMYQEGRAVLREAGFRQYEVSNFARNGALSTHNWTYWQCGQYLGVGPGAHGRFTPQGAGGHTREARIQTLEPDNWMKEVMLFGHGTRKRVPLGELEQLEEVLAMGLRTDVGITHQHWQQFEPQLTLWDIFGANEEVKALLEQDLLLLDHRGLRCSWEGLAVLDCLLLTLLPRLQEAWQQRSPSPGPGG
- the RSAD1 gene encoding radical S-adenosyl methionine domain-containing protein 1, mitochondrial isoform X1, translating into MFPVRIVCGLDGVATVDGPRNGVSGTEAGSGRAARGHPSARSYTPCPQWPYCEKRCSYCNFNKYIPRGVEEATLRSCLVTEAQTLLRLSGVRRVESVFFGGGTPSLASPHTVAAVLEAVAQAAHLPADSEVTLEANPTSASGPRLAAFGAAGINRLSIGIQSLDDTELHLLGRTHSANDALQTLAEARHLFPGRVSVDLMLGLPAQQVGPWLWQLQELLHHCDDHMSLYQLSLERGTALFTGVQQGVLPAPAPELAAEMYQEGRAVLREAGFRQYEVSNFARNGALSTHNWTYWQCGQYLGVGPGAHGRFTPQGAGGHTREARIQTLEPDNWMKEVMLFGHGTRKRVPLGELEQLEEVLAMGLRTDVGITHQHWQQFEPQLTLWDIFGANEEVKALLEQDLLLLDHRGLRCSWEGLAVLDCLLLTLLPRLQEAWQQRSPSPGPGG